In a single window of the Aminomonas paucivorans DSM 12260 genome:
- a CDS encoding transketolase, translating to MTPEHRETLEQTALEVRKDVVRMIGVARSGRLDSALSLVDLLTYLYWEVLRVDPDRPRDPGRDRFLLSKGRGCPALYAVLSRRGFFPREELWSFRRLGALLQGYPEVGRVPGVEAPGGSMGMGLGLAVGLSLALRLDGFPSRVFCLLGDGELQEGAVWEAALSASVRRLGHLVALVEANEHHEEGPWKAVKGIEPIRRKLEAFGWEVLDAEGHDMEKLEEAFCGLREDREAPMAILLRTQTGKGVSFAEEGRGGDRGLSREDVDRALSELEVRGGGTGDA from the coding sequence ACGCTGGAACAGACCGCCCTGGAGGTCCGCAAGGACGTGGTGCGCATGATCGGGGTGGCCCGCTCCGGGCGCCTGGACTCCGCCCTCTCCCTGGTGGACCTGCTGACCTACCTTTATTGGGAGGTGTTGCGGGTGGACCCCGACCGTCCTCGGGACCCGGGGAGGGATCGGTTCCTCCTGAGCAAGGGACGGGGGTGCCCCGCCCTCTACGCCGTGCTTTCCCGGAGAGGGTTTTTCCCCAGGGAGGAGCTGTGGAGCTTCCGCCGCCTGGGGGCTCTCCTCCAGGGGTACCCGGAGGTGGGGCGCGTTCCCGGGGTGGAGGCGCCGGGAGGGTCTATGGGCATGGGGCTGGGGCTGGCGGTGGGACTTTCTCTGGCTCTGCGGCTGGACGGTTTTCCGAGCCGGGTCTTCTGCCTTCTGGGGGATGGAGAGCTTCAGGAGGGGGCGGTGTGGGAAGCGGCTCTCTCCGCTTCGGTCCGCCGCCTGGGACATCTGGTGGCCCTGGTGGAAGCCAACGAACACCACGAGGAGGGGCCCTGGAAGGCGGTCAAGGGCATCGAACCCATCCGCAGGAAGCTGGAGGCCTTCGGCTGGGAGGTGCTGGACGCGGAAGGGCACGACATGGAAAAACTGGAGGAGGCCTTCTGTGGTCTGAGGGAGGACCGGGAGGCTCCCATGGCGATCCTCCTGCGCACCCAGACGGGCAAGGGGGTCTCCTTCGCGGAGGAGGGCCGGGGGGGAGACCGTGGCCTTTCCCGGGAAGACGTGGACCGGGCCTTGAGCGAGCTGGAGGTCCGGGGAGGGGGAACGGGGGATGCGTAG
- a CDS encoding transketolase family protein: MRSEPGGSTTWEAYCQGLEEMGPLCPNLVVVDASRSSVPDRGFVALCPDRFFPAGVSEQDLVLTAAGLALGGKTVFASSCAPFLVGRAYDQIRSAVAIPDLPVCLVTTRGGVTAGQDGADHQMVEDLAVMRVLPHMSVLVPADGTSTRGLVRRLSRMEGPAYLRLGLCPLPSLYGPQDGEFHPGGARLLTQGDGVTLCACGIMVHEALKAARILQRQGIEAEVIDCYSVKPLPEQTILASVRRTGCCVVAEEHSRIGGLGSAVAECLGREYPVPLRFVAVEDRFGQSGMPEELQEYYGLTFRQIVGGAVQVWAMRRR; the protein is encoded by the coding sequence ATGCGTAGCGAACCCGGGGGAAGCACCACTTGGGAGGCCTACTGCCAGGGACTGGAGGAGATGGGTCCCCTGTGTCCGAATCTGGTGGTGGTGGATGCCAGCAGGTCTTCGGTCCCGGATCGGGGGTTTGTCGCCCTCTGTCCCGACCGTTTTTTCCCCGCGGGGGTGTCGGAACAGGACCTGGTCCTCACCGCCGCGGGGCTTGCCCTGGGGGGGAAGACCGTCTTCGCGTCCTCCTGCGCTCCCTTCCTGGTGGGGCGGGCCTACGACCAGATCCGTTCCGCCGTGGCGATCCCCGATCTCCCCGTATGTCTGGTCACCACCCGGGGAGGAGTCACCGCCGGGCAGGACGGGGCGGACCACCAGATGGTGGAGGACCTGGCGGTGATGCGGGTGCTTCCCCACATGTCCGTTCTGGTCCCTGCGGATGGGACCTCCACCCGGGGACTCGTGCGCCGACTGAGCCGCATGGAGGGGCCCGCCTACCTGCGTCTCGGCCTCTGTCCCCTGCCGTCGCTGTACGGACCCCAGGACGGGGAGTTCCACCCCGGGGGGGCGCGGCTTCTGACCCAGGGAGACGGAGTGACCCTCTGCGCCTGTGGTATCATGGTCCACGAAGCTCTGAAGGCAGCGCGAATCCTGCAACGCCAGGGTATCGAAGCGGAAGTGATCGACTGCTACAGCGTCAAGCCCCTCCCGGAACAGACCATCCTCGCCTCCGTCCGACGGACGGGGTGCTGTGTGGTGGCGGAGGAGCACAGCCGCATCGGAGGGCTGGGAAGCGCCGTGGCGGAGTGCCTGGGACGGGAGTATCCCGTCCCCCTGCGTTTCGTGGCGGTGGAGGACCGGTTCGGCCAGAGCGGCATGCCCGAGGAGTTGCAGGAATACTACGGGCTGACCTTTCGGCAGATTGTGGGAGGGGCCGTGCAGGTTTGGGCCATGCGCAGGAGGTGA
- a CDS encoding cell division ATP-binding protein FtsE produces MDIRLSGVTKIFHPDITALEDVYLEIPKGEFVYLVGPTGSGKTTLMRTITREVVPSRGQITVGAFSLRKISRMDLSLFRRDVGVVFQDFCLLPHLNVFENVAFVLEVLGMPAREVKERTGEVLDRVNLWRRRFLYPPQLSGGEQQRVAIARAIVNSPSILLADEPTGNLDLHTAEEIMQLILSINALGATVLMATHNQYLVDAYRQRVVELKMGRVVRDETRGRYEIDGEL; encoded by the coding sequence ATGGATATACGGCTTTCGGGGGTCACGAAGATCTTCCACCCCGACATCACCGCCCTGGAGGACGTGTACCTGGAGATCCCCAAGGGAGAGTTCGTGTACCTGGTAGGCCCCACCGGATCGGGCAAGACCACCCTGATGCGCACCATCACCCGGGAGGTGGTCCCCAGCCGGGGACAGATCACCGTAGGGGCCTTTAGCCTCAGAAAGATCAGCCGGATGGACCTTTCCCTCTTCCGGCGGGACGTGGGGGTGGTCTTCCAGGATTTCTGCCTGCTGCCCCACCTGAACGTCTTCGAGAACGTGGCCTTCGTCCTGGAGGTCCTGGGCATGCCCGCCCGGGAGGTGAAGGAGCGCACGGGAGAGGTCCTGGACCGGGTGAACCTCTGGCGACGTCGGTTCCTCTATCCTCCCCAGCTCTCCGGGGGGGAGCAGCAGCGGGTGGCCATCGCCCGGGCTATCGTGAACTCCCCCTCCATCCTGCTGGCGGACGAGCCCACGGGCAACCTGGACCTCCACACCGCCGAGGAGATCATGCAGCTCATCCTGTCCATCAACGCCCTGGGGGCGACGGTGCTCATGGCCACCCACAACCAGTACCTGGTGGATGCCTACCGCCAGCGGGTGGTGGAGCTGAAGATGGGCCGGGTGGTGCGGGACGAGACGAGAGGCAGGTACGAGATCGATGGCGAGCTTTAG
- a CDS encoding cell division protein FtsX: protein MASFRYAFRDGVRLIFRHWGLSFLTLFTSVAVFYLIGSSVLFVMNARHVVRTLEGELSIQAYMKPDADMEATAQRVRRLPGVKAVEIITAEKALERLKARLGNQAQAVTLLGENPLPPSLEIWVVRASHVSSVARELVALDSVQDVVYAGKLAEKLSKLSRFASRFSLIMLLVAITASGVVLFNTIRIAVYSKEEEIGIMLMVGATPAFVAFPFVVQGVFLGSAGALVAAGLLGVSYGAALDRLKDLLPFLPFLQDRGLTLRLGGILVGAGATVSLIASLMAVERFIRRALRPL, encoded by the coding sequence ATGGCGAGCTTTAGGTACGCCTTTCGGGACGGAGTCCGGCTCATCTTCCGTCACTGGGGGCTGAGCTTTCTCACCCTGTTCACCTCCGTGGCGGTGTTCTACCTCATCGGCAGCAGCGTGCTCTTCGTCATGAACGCCCGCCACGTGGTGCGGACCCTGGAGGGGGAGCTTTCCATCCAGGCCTATATGAAGCCTGACGCGGACATGGAGGCGACGGCCCAGCGGGTGCGCCGCCTCCCCGGCGTGAAGGCCGTGGAGATCATCACCGCCGAGAAGGCCTTGGAGCGGCTCAAGGCTCGGCTGGGCAATCAGGCCCAGGCGGTCACCCTCCTGGGGGAGAACCCCCTGCCCCCCAGCCTGGAGATCTGGGTGGTCCGGGCCTCCCACGTGTCCTCCGTGGCTCGGGAGCTGGTGGCTCTGGATTCGGTGCAGGACGTGGTCTACGCAGGGAAGCTGGCGGAGAAGCTCTCCAAGCTCTCCCGGTTCGCCAGTCGCTTCTCCCTCATCATGCTGCTGGTGGCCATCACCGCCAGCGGGGTGGTGCTCTTCAACACCATCCGCATCGCCGTCTACTCCAAGGAGGAGGAGATCGGCATCATGCTGATGGTGGGGGCCACCCCGGCCTTCGTGGCCTTTCCCTTCGTGGTCCAGGGGGTCTTCCTGGGCAGCGCCGGGGCCCTGGTGGCCGCAGGCCTCCTCGGGGTCTCCTACGGAGCCGCCCTGGATCGTCTCAAGGACCTGCTGCCCTTCCTTCCGTTCCTGCAGGATCGGGGGCTGACCCTGCGCCTCGGGGGAATCCTGGTGGGAGCCGGCGCCACGGTGAGCCTCATCGCCAGCCTCATGGCGGTGGAGCGCTTCATCCGCCGTGCTCTGAGGCCTTTGTAG
- a CDS encoding murein hydrolase activator EnvC family protein, with product MRFSRTGRSLLAGLLLVWGGFALGGSVLSGPAWAAPSPKELEQKLRKEEKRLDRVQGQISYHKKKVTEMAGREKGVIQEIEGLAQQVTVTEQRMTVLQLKRSKVQNRMGELVQEIRKTSGRIGEVKDLLKERLVTIYKYGGVAEFNLLLSAPGARDALATSYLLGKIADQDQRLIRELSDRKTRLDAAHLELREQKSLLENQNRQLQGQKRELQVATTRRNVLLTRVRREKSLHMESLDEALRMERELNNTITRLMEEKRRLAALKKDKPAVVYYKGGRFQWPHRGRIMSPFGVRVHPVFRTRIMHTGIDIDGRHGEPVRAAESGEALFCGWLRGYGQVVILDHGGNLTTVYAHLSKIEVSEGERVKAGDLIGRIGATGVATGSHLHFEVRVNGKATNPMKYLQ from the coding sequence ATGCGATTTAGCCGAACGGGCCGCTCCCTTCTGGCCGGTCTTCTGCTGGTGTGGGGAGGCTTCGCCCTGGGAGGGTCCGTCCTTTCCGGGCCTGCGTGGGCCGCGCCTTCCCCCAAGGAGCTGGAACAGAAGCTCCGCAAGGAAGAGAAGCGGCTGGATCGGGTGCAGGGCCAGATCTCCTACCACAAGAAAAAGGTCACGGAGATGGCGGGGAGGGAGAAAGGGGTCATCCAGGAAATCGAAGGGCTGGCCCAACAGGTGACCGTCACGGAGCAGCGCATGACGGTGCTTCAGCTTAAGCGATCCAAGGTCCAGAACCGCATGGGGGAGCTGGTCCAGGAGATCCGAAAGACCTCCGGCAGGATCGGCGAAGTGAAGGACCTCCTCAAGGAGCGGCTGGTGACCATCTACAAGTACGGCGGGGTGGCGGAGTTCAACCTGCTCCTCTCCGCCCCGGGAGCCCGGGACGCCCTGGCCACCTCCTATCTGTTGGGGAAGATCGCCGACCAGGACCAGCGCCTCATCCGGGAGCTTTCGGACCGCAAAACCCGCCTGGACGCGGCGCATCTGGAGCTTCGGGAACAGAAATCCCTTCTGGAGAATCAGAACCGGCAGCTGCAGGGCCAGAAGCGGGAACTCCAGGTGGCCACGACCCGGCGCAACGTCCTCCTGACCCGGGTGCGCCGGGAGAAGAGTCTCCACATGGAAAGCCTGGACGAGGCCCTGCGGATGGAGCGGGAACTGAACAACACCATCACCCGGCTCATGGAGGAGAAGCGCCGCCTGGCGGCCCTGAAGAAGGACAAGCCTGCGGTGGTGTACTACAAGGGGGGACGGTTCCAGTGGCCCCATCGGGGGCGTATCATGAGCCCCTTCGGCGTGCGGGTCCACCCGGTGTTCCGCACTCGGATCATGCACACGGGCATCGACATCGACGGGCGGCACGGCGAACCGGTGCGCGCCGCGGAGAGCGGGGAGGCCCTTTTCTGCGGTTGGCTTCGGGGGTACGGTCAGGTGGTGATCCTGGACCACGGGGGAAACCTCACCACGGTGTACGCCCACCTCTCCAAGATCGAGGTGTCCGAGGGGGAGCGGGTCAAGGCAGGGGATCTGATCGGCCGCATCGGGGCCACGGGGGTGGCCACGGGGTCCCACCTACACTTCGAGGTGCGGGTGAACGGCAAGGCCACCAACCCCATGAAATACCTGCAGTGA
- a CDS encoding S41 family peptidase, whose translation MWKRMRDMVCGVVLGALVVTGILAANAGDGTPTDGSRGLPFSPQNLMILKQARSILELYHVDGDKGPGEKKLFYGAMKGVVGATGDPYTRFVEPEQLKEESIEMEGQYGGLGIYIGQKDRKTLVISPIEGTPADRAGLKPMDEIVKVGDKVIVGMDQNEVVKMLRGPAKTKVRIWVRRNGKDQLLKFDLVREVVRIKSARMEMLPGGYAYIRLVHFNQKSGAELQEAIRTAESKNAKGILLDLRNNPGGLLNAAVDVASLFLDGGLVVGMKGRVEKANDTLYADSGKNTRLPAVVLINEGSASASEIVAGALQDRKRAVLVGKKSFGKGSVQTLFNLPDGAGMYVTIARYYTPSGKVIDHVGLVPDVKVEGEPQRDLKKDKQVQKGLAILKAKTKGS comes from the coding sequence ATGTGGAAGCGGATGCGCGACATGGTGTGCGGCGTCGTCCTGGGAGCCCTGGTGGTGACGGGCATCCTGGCGGCCAACGCGGGGGACGGAACCCCCACGGACGGCAGCCGGGGACTGCCTTTCAGCCCCCAGAACCTGATGATCCTCAAGCAGGCTCGGTCCATCCTGGAGCTGTACCACGTGGACGGGGACAAGGGACCGGGAGAGAAGAAGCTCTTCTACGGGGCCATGAAGGGTGTGGTGGGGGCCACGGGGGACCCCTACACCCGGTTCGTGGAGCCGGAGCAGCTCAAGGAAGAGAGCATCGAGATGGAGGGCCAGTACGGGGGCCTGGGGATCTACATCGGCCAGAAGGACCGCAAGACCCTGGTCATCAGCCCCATCGAGGGGACCCCGGCGGACCGGGCGGGACTCAAGCCCATGGACGAGATCGTCAAGGTGGGGGACAAGGTCATCGTGGGCATGGACCAGAACGAAGTGGTCAAGATGCTTCGCGGTCCCGCAAAAACCAAGGTCCGGATCTGGGTGCGGCGCAACGGCAAGGACCAGCTTCTGAAGTTCGACCTGGTCCGCGAGGTGGTCCGCATCAAGTCCGCCCGGATGGAGATGCTCCCCGGCGGGTACGCCTACATCCGCCTGGTGCACTTCAACCAGAAGTCCGGGGCGGAGCTTCAGGAGGCCATCCGGACGGCGGAGTCCAAGAACGCCAAGGGGATCCTCCTGGACCTGCGGAACAACCCGGGAGGGCTCCTCAACGCGGCGGTGGACGTGGCCTCCCTCTTCCTGGACGGGGGCCTGGTGGTGGGCATGAAGGGCCGGGTGGAGAAGGCCAACGACACCCTCTACGCCGATTCGGGGAAGAACACCCGCCTTCCCGCGGTGGTGCTCATCAACGAGGGAAGCGCCAGCGCCTCGGAGATCGTCGCGGGGGCCCTGCAGGACCGCAAACGGGCCGTGCTGGTGGGCAAGAAGAGCTTCGGCAAGGGGTCCGTGCAGACCCTATTCAACCTCCCCGACGGGGCGGGGATGTACGTCACCATCGCCCGTTACTACACCCCCTCCGGCAAGGTGATCGACCACGTGGGTCTGGTGCCGGACGTGAAGGTGGAGGGAGAACCCCAGCGGGATCTGAAGAAGGATAAGCAGGTGCAGAAGGGCC